From the Alteromonas sp. CI.11.F.A3 genome, the window GACTCCCTAGCACCATCATGCAGCGCTATGCGATAATCAGCGCCGCTGCGCTCAACAATAAGATGCTTATCACCCGGAGCTAAATAGGCATGCCCTGGCAATAAACGCTCTCCCCCCTTTGCTTCACTTACCTCTATTTCACACAAGCTATTTAGTCTGCGGGCATAGGTTGTGGTGAAGCCCGGCGGCATGTGCTGCGTAATAACCGTGGCGGGCGCATTACGGGGAAAATGCATAAGCACGTCTTTAATTGCTTCGGTGCCACCAGTAGACGCCCCTATCCCTATCACTTTTTCACTGCCCGTATAGCGCATGGCAGCATGTTGTGAAACTCGTGATTGCGTAGGAGCACTTAGTGTGGAATGCGCCGCCATTCTGATTTTTTCCGTTATTACCGAGCGATAATCTTCCATACCTTGAGCCACACCTAACTTGGGTTTTGGTACAAAGTCTACTGCGCCAAGTTCTAACGAACGAAGTGTTGCATCTGCGCCTTTTTCCGTTAACGTCGACACCATCACTACCGGAGTGGGGCATGCTTTCATCATGACTTCTAAAAACCTTAGGCCATCCACCTTAGGCATTTCAATATCAAGGGTGATCACGTCAGGCTTAAACTCTTGTACCATTTTTTTCGCTACGAACGCATCGGGTGCAGCGCCAACCAAAAGCATGTCAGCTTCTTTTTTAATAATTTCAGATAACACCTGCCTGATAAGTGCAGAGTCATCTACCACGAGAACTTTGATGGGCATTGTCAGGCTCCGTTAGCGAGAAATCATCGGGATTGGCTTTTTGAGACAGCAGTACTCGGTGGTTAGATTCACGCTCATACAAACTGGTATTATTAAAGTTTCTAATTCGCTTCATATATACATTACCTTCATCGGGCAAAAAGTATATTTTGCGGGCGTAATCTGACATTAAGTCGCTATTTAATAGGGGGATGTTTTCTCTCGTTAAATAGTTAACAACAAACTCGGCGTTAATTCTGCCAATATCTTGTTGTACAAACCCCGCCAGCACTTTGCCGCCGCCGAAAGCTTTGGCCACCAGCTTTTCCTTTCGTGCGCCTAGCGTAATGAGTTTTTCAATCAGCATATCCATCGCGTGCACACCATATTTAGAGGCAAGATTGCTGTCTAGTTCACTGGCTAAATTCAATTCCGGCAACATGAAATGATTCATGCCGCCAATCTTTTTTTCTGGATCGTAAATACACGCGGCCACGCAGGAACCTAAAATAGTTACCAATACCTTGTTAGACGCGGTGGCAACGTACTGCCCTGGTAATAATTTAACGGCTTCTTTTCTAAATCGGTTGTCGAAGTAACTGATAGGTTGTTCATCTTGGCTCATACTGCTAACTCCTTTTAAATGACTGGCCGATATATAGTTTTACCCATAGGCCGTACCAACTCTGGGTACATAGTGAAGTTTTCAGAATGACCGGCTACATACATTCCCTCAGGTGTCATTAACTTAACCATTCGGGATAAAATTTTGCGCTGCGTGTCTCGATCGAAGTAGATCATGACGTTTCGACAAAAAATAATATCAATTGGGCTTTCAATGTCCCATGTGGGCGACATCAGATTTAGAGTTTCAAACTGCACCATTCGCCTTAGTTCATCAGCCACTCGCACTTTTCCTAGCTGCGCGCCTTTGCCTTTATAGAAAAATTGTTGGCGATAATCAGGGGGTAACTGTTCAATACCACTAGCGCTATAAACCCCTAATGCGGCTTTTTGCAGTACACGGCTGTCGATATCAGTAGCAACGATAGACACTGGAGGAGTAAAAGTGCCAAATACCGATGCCACTGTCATTGCAATGGAATAAGGCTCTTCCCCCGTACTGCTGGCCGAGCACCAAATACGTTTGGTATTAGGATGTTGTTTTAAATATGTTGAAAGCGCATCGAAATGATGAGGCTCTCTGAAAAATGAGGTTAAATTGGTAGTAAGCGCATTAACGAAGTGCTCTTGCTCTTGATGGTTGTCAGCCACCACTGCCAAGTAGTCTTTAAAACGGGTTAATTTTAAAATGCGTAAACGCCGCGCTAAACGGCTATACACCATGGCATCTTTAGAATCAGCGAGCCGAATACCGGCACGCTCAAACAGTAGACGCCTGATTATATCGAAGTCTCGCCGACTGTAGGCAAACTCCCTTTGCGCCACTACTTCGTGTAACTCCGTCATACACTAAAAGGCCTCCCACTCTGCGTCATCAGGCGAAGTTGGGTTTAACGCAACCCTTGGCTTAGATGGCCCTGGCCCCGTTATTGCCCTTGGGGCGGATGTAGGAAAC encodes:
- a CDS encoding chemotaxis response regulator protein-glutamate methylesterase, whose product is MPIKVLVVDDSALIRQVLSEIIKKEADMLLVGAAPDAFVAKKMVQEFKPDVITLDIEMPKVDGLRFLEVMMKACPTPVVMVSTLTEKGADATLRSLELGAVDFVPKPKLGVAQGMEDYRSVITEKIRMAAHSTLSAPTQSRVSQHAAMRYTGSEKVIGIGASTGGTEAIKDVLMHFPRNAPATVITQHMPPGFTTTYARRLNSLCEIEVSEAKGGERLLPGHAYLAPGDKHLIVERSGADYRIALHDGARESGHKPSVDVLFNSLATNAGANAVGVLLTGMGRDGANGLLQMKQQGATTFCQDEKSCVVFGMPKVAIELNAACHVTPLASLADAILDTLESIGVGTRL
- the cheD gene encoding chemoreceptor glutamine deamidase CheD; amino-acid sequence: MSQDEQPISYFDNRFRKEAVKLLPGQYVATASNKVLVTILGSCVAACIYDPEKKIGGMNHFMLPELNLASELDSNLASKYGVHAMDMLIEKLITLGARKEKLVAKAFGGGKVLAGFVQQDIGRINAEFVVNYLTRENIPLLNSDLMSDYARKIYFLPDEGNVYMKRIRNFNNTSLYERESNHRVLLSQKANPDDFSLTEPDNAHQSSRGR
- a CDS encoding CheR family methyltransferase, with amino-acid sequence MTELHEVVAQREFAYSRRDFDIIRRLLFERAGIRLADSKDAMVYSRLARRLRILKLTRFKDYLAVVADNHQEQEHFVNALTTNLTSFFREPHHFDALSTYLKQHPNTKRIWCSASSTGEEPYSIAMTVASVFGTFTPPVSIVATDIDSRVLQKAALGVYSASGIEQLPPDYRQQFFYKGKGAQLGKVRVADELRRMVQFETLNLMSPTWDIESPIDIIFCRNVMIYFDRDTQRKILSRMVKLMTPEGMYVAGHSENFTMYPELVRPMGKTIYRPVI